The Brevibacillus humidisoli DNA segment AAGGGGAGCTGATGCTCGGTCCACGTGTCCAGTGTTTCGTCATATAGGTAGCCTCTAACCATTTTTTTGGCCCAATTGATGCCCTCTGGCGTAAATACGAATACAATCCCGCCAAGACGTTTGCCAGACAAGAAGATATCTTTGAAGTTTTCCTTGTTGCCGCGGAAACCGCTGCCGTCGCTCACGGTCAGGATGCCGATCAGCGGACCGATGGTTAGCTGATGATTGCTGTAGGACCAGCGGACTTTGAGGCGGATCCGTCCACGGGTGTATGGCATCCTGTTGAGGTGGATGCGTTTGGTAACGGAGAACGGCCCCAGTTTCGCGAACATCCACTTCCGCCTCCCGGCCAGCAGCAGCAGGCGTAGATTGTCGTTGGGTGCGTGCAGGTACCAACGGCCGGAAGGGTGTATGGTCAGCCAACCGGAACGTGGTTGTCGCATGAGGATTCCTCCTTCCTGAACCATGCTTTTCATGATCGCATATATCCTCCATTAAAAGTTAGCCAGATAACAGCTGTAATCGACAATCAAGCCAAGCGACATCTCATCGGCCTGCCGCAGACGGGAGTGTTTAAAGATGGAACGTCCTGGTTTGGAGTTAGCCTCAAACATCCAGACATGGCCGTGTGTATCGATGCCCATGTCCAATCCCAGTTCGCCTAACGGAATGCCTTGCGCTTCTTCGATTGCGCTTGAGAGGCGAACTGCTGCGTTTCGGATGCGTTCCTCCACTAACTGCCACTGCGCCCCAAACAAGTATTCAAGGATTTCTTCTCCTGGCATCACCATTCCCCCGGTCCGAACGTGTGTGGTGACGCTGCCGGCACCGGCGACTTTCGCTGCCATACACGAGACGACCCAATCGTTTTGCTGGTTTTTATGCAGGTGGACCCGGAAATCAAATGGTCGCCCTTGATAGGTACAGAGCTGGATTCCCTGCTGGATCAGGTAGGATCGCTTGCGGCGATTGCGAAATACGTGCTGGTAGAGCGGGAGCAGCTTTTTAAACATGCGTCGGACATGGCCCGAGCCGTTGTGGTAGGTTAGCTCATATCCACGGCGCGGCAGGTAGCGTACTTTTACAATGCCGTATCCAAGGCTGCCATTGATCGGCTTCATGTAGATCATGCGGTATTTTCGGAGCATGGAACGCAAGGTTTCAAGAGAGGGAGAAAGGTGTGTCTCTGGAATGTGTTCGTTTACTTCGGGGAGTGGGGAGAGCAGTTTGTAGACACCCC contains these protein-coding regions:
- a CDS encoding YheC/YheD family protein, which codes for METIRVRLRFLAYPNEVGIILPLHLCQKLQLRPRQKIIVSLGKREVTATVYQNRKYPESNIVKVTSALKQRLGIPHAGLIHLKREDDTLRIGPAIGIVTTGVTNNLEKPIGLRTGFFQKLLKAQEGKGVFYFIFAPQDVDWDHHLVRGWFLRPTKQGRYAWRKLTTAMPDVVYDRIPSRAAEKQDIVQAFKLRLAHEENLPMFNRGFFDKWGVYKLLSPLPEVNEHIPETHLSPSLETLRSMLRKYRMIYMKPINGSLGYGIVKVRYLPRRGYELTYHNGSGHVRRMFKKLLPLYQHVFRNRRKRSYLIQQGIQLCTYQGRPFDFRVHLHKNQQNDWVVSCMAAKVAGAGSVTTHVRTGGMVMPGEEILEYLFGAQWQLVEERIRNAAVRLSSAIEEAQGIPLGELGLDMGIDTHGHVWMFEANSKPGRSIFKHSRLRQADEMSLGLIVDYSCYLANF